The Setaria italica strain Yugu1 chromosome IX, Setaria_italica_v2.0, whole genome shotgun sequence genome has a window encoding:
- the LOC101767038 gene encoding proline-rich protein 4, translated as MGSTPQRLLGVCAVLMAIAVANAASGEVASVVIGLAKCADCTRKNMKAEAAFKGLKVAIKCKEGNGEYTSKAVGELQSSGAFSVPVSVDLHGADCLAQLHSAAGTPCPGQEPSRITPLANGSFVAIPAGNMQVQQPSAVCASVTICGPIDPIIRRFFDHFHKKPVPPKPQPGPKPSTNSSSPAPSAGSPTPGIHNLFEHFHKKTVPPQPKLVPKPQPAGGAPSSNTTPSVSPTPIYHPPAKH; from the exons ATGGGATCGACACCACAAAGACTTCTCGGCGTTTGCGCCGTGCTGATGGCGATAGCCGTCGCTAATGCTGCCTCTGGCGAGGTGGCGTCTGTTGTCATCGGCCTGGCCAAATGTGCCGACTGTACGAGGAAGAACATGAAGGCTGAGGCGGCTTTCAAGG GCCTTAAGGTGGCGATCAAGTGCAAGGAAGGCAATGGTGAGTACACGAGCAAGGCTGTCGGCGAGCTCCAAAGCTCTGGTGCTTTCAGCGTCCCTGTCTCCGTCGACCTCCACGGCGCCGACTGCCTCGCACAGCTCCACAGTGCCGCGGGCACGCCATGCCCGGGACAGGAGCCATCCAGGATCACGCCGCTGGCAAATGGCAGCTTTGTAGCCATCCCCGCCGGGAATATGCAAGTGCAACAACCGTCAGCGGTGTGCGCATCCGTGACAATCTGCGGCCCGATCGACCCGATCATAAGGCGTTTCTTCGACCACTTCCACAAGAAGCCTGTGCCGCCGAAGCCCCAGCCAGGGCCCAAGCCATCGACGAACAGCAGCTCACCGGCACCCTCGGCCGGCTCCCCAACTCCGGGCATCCACAACTTGTTCGAACACTTCCACAAGAAGACTGTGCCACCACAACCTAAGCTAGTGCCCAAGCCGCAGCCAGCAGGAGGAGCGCCGTCCTCTAACACAACACCGTCTGTGTCACCGACTCCGATCTACCACCCTCCGGCCAAGCATTGA